The Vallitalea okinawensis nucleotide sequence TTATAAAACAGCCCTATGGTACATTAGTTCCTATCAGCTAGAGAGTAACTTTCGTTTTGATGTCATAGAAATACTAGGTGACCAGATAGAGCATATAGTAGATGCTTTTCAAGTATAAAAAGAAACCAAGCTAAGTTGAATGACCTCTTAACTTGGTTTCTTTTTAGTCAATCTGTTTAATATCGATTTTTTTAGTTATTACGTCATCAGTTCCATAGGTTATTATAATTTCGATTTTTCCTGGAACAACTTTCATGTGATTTATATCTTGATCGAATTTGAATTCTCCTGCAGCGATTAATACAAGTAATTTCTCAATTGGAATTTCCTTATAAGCCATATCAAAGCGTTCTTTACACAAGGAATCCATATCAAGTGTATCTAATAAATTATTATTTTCATCCAATATTTTAAATGTCATGTTTTGAACACGCAAAGCTTCCAGTGCAGGTGGACTTGTCTCCAATCCGAGTAGAATTGATAATTGGCTGTCATAAAGGTTAGCCTCATATGTAAAGTTTTCATATTGATAGAGATAAACAGGATTGACAGATTTCAATTCTGTATTTAAGGTTTTATTACGTATAACACCTAAGACAGAATAACTGTATGAAGTATCTTTTAATAACTTAAAACTGCACGCATAGGTGTTACCTTCTTGCTCTAAGGCATTCAGTATATATGAGCCAGAGCTTTCATTTAAGAGTTTAATTTTGGGGTTAGTTATTAAAGCATCTAGTTCTCCTGAGAAAGTGACCTGAAATTTTAAATAGGGTTGATTCTTTTCCAGATAAGTAGATATGTCTACAGTGATATTTTCTTCAGGATTTAACAATAAGTCTTCAACTACAGGAGCTAAATCTAGGTTTTCTTCATCAGTCACATCTTCAACATTCTCTTGTAAAGTAGTAATATAACTATTGTACTTAGTTAGTTCTTCATTGTAATTTGCCATTTCTTCATAAATTGAATCTTGAAGACTGTATAAACTATTTTCAATATCATAACCTGTATAGGTGACAGTATCACTTATTTGATCAATTCTTAAATTGAGTCTTTCAATGTTGGCTTTAGAGTTATGTTGATTAATCATGATAACGAGTTGAAATAATAAGATAAGTCCTATTCCAACTAATATAATTTTTTCTTTCATACATCCATCATCCTTATTTTTTAGAATATTCCTTGCATATTATAACATGAATTACCAGTGCTTACAAATGAAGCTTTTATGACATGTGAGTATCACTCTAAGTGATGGTGTATCCATAACAAAAGACTTGAAGAATTAAAGGAAACAATATATGATATATATAAGTATGGCTAAATTTTCATGTGAAGTAATATTGTAAATTGAGGGATGGTGAACTGATGCAATTACATTCCAATACACTTCAAATTCATAGTAAAGAAAAGCTCAAGTGGCTGACATTTCCACATTTCGATGCAACAGGCAAAACAAAACACTGTTTTACAACCAAACATGGTGGTGTTAGTCATGGCATTTATCAATCCTTAAATCTTGGTTTTTCCAGAGGAGATGAAGAAGAGAACGTAAGAGAAAATTATCAAATCATCTGTAAAGCTATTGAAGTCGATGAAAATGATCTTGTATTCTCTCAACAAGTTCACAAAGATCAAATATATCACGTTACATCTCAAGATATGGGGAAAGGCTACCGATTGGATAGTGATATCAAGGAGATTGATGGATTAATAACAAATGAAAAGGGAATTCCACTTATTACTTTTTATGCAGACTGTGTTCCGCTTTTTTTCCTTGATCAAGTTAAAGAAGTAGTAGCCCTTGCTCATGCAGGATGGCGAGGTACGGTGCAAAAAATTGGGGCGAAAATGGTTACAGTTATGCAAGAATCCTATGGCTCTGACATGAAGGATATTCTAATTGGTATTGGTCCTTCCATTGGTTCTTGTTGCTTTGAAGTAGGAGAGGAAGTTGTTAATGAATTTAAAAAAGCATTCCCTGATGAGGAAAAATACTTGATTATGCCTAGACAAAATGGCAAATATATGATAGATTTATGGTCGGCTAATAAACTTACTTTAATAAAAGAAGGCATCCTTGAAGATAATATTCTTATAACGGATTTATGCACGAAGTGTCATCTTGATCACTTCTATTCACATAGAGGACATCATGGGATGAGAGGCTCTCTAGCTGCAATTATCCAATTAAAGTAACGTAAGGGGAATACTGATGACAGAACATATTATAACAAAAGTCGTAAAAGGGAGTATTGCGGAAGAGTTAGAGATCGAAGCAGGTGACCGATTACTTTCTATAAACGGAAAAGAAATAAAAGATGTTTTTGACTATTACTTCTTTATAGAAGAAGAATATATAGAAGTATCCTTCTTAAAACCTAATGGTGAGGAATGGATATTTGAAATTGAAAAAGATTATAATGAAGATCTTGGTATTAAGTTTGAAGCTGACTTGATGGATAACTATAAATCATGCAGAAATAAATGCATTTTTTGTTTTATAGATCAAATGCCTAAGGGCATGCGTAAGACTTTATATTTTAAAGATGATGATTCACGACTATCCTTCTTAAAAGGTAATTATATTACATTGACGAATATGAAAGAGGATGATATTCAACGCATTATCAAATATAGAATGTCACCAATCAATGTATCAGTCCACACAACCAATCCAGAACTACGTAAAAAGATGCTTAATAATAAATTTGCAGGGCAGGTCCTAGAATATATTCAACGATTAGCCGATGCAGGGATTACATTAAATGGTCAGATTGTTCTTTGCAAAGGTGTTAACGATGGTGAAGAACTCAATCGAAGTATTCGAGAATTATCAGACTTTATTCCTCATATGCAGAGTGTATCAGTAGTACCTGTGGGTATATCAAAATACCGTGAAGGATTATATAATCTAGAACCATTTTCAAAAGATGATGCTATAGCAGTTGTAGACTTAATTGAAAGTTGGCAAAAGAAGATCAGTGAAGAGACTGGTAAACATTTTATCCACGCTTCAGATGAGTTTTATATTTTATCAGAGAGACCAATACCAGAGGAAGAACGGTATGATGGCTATTTACAGTTAGAAAATGGAGTAGGTATGGTTAGGCTCTTTATGGATGAATTTGAATCAAGTTTTAAAAAACTGAAATCCAATACTGAAATTTCTAAAAAGTTAACTATAGCTACATCATTATTACCACTATCTATTATTAATCATTGTGCTTCTCAACTAAAAGAGAAGTTTCCAAATGTAGATTTAAAAGTTATCGGTATTAAGAATAAATTTTTTGGTGATCGAATAACTGTATCAGGTTTACTAACTGGTAGTGATATCATAGAGCAATTGAAAGGTATTGACCTTGGAGATGAGCTTCTATTACCAAGTAATCTACTAAAAGCAGAAGAAGAGATATTATTAGATGATATAACAGTTAAAGAAATTGAAGATGAACTAAAAACATCAGTTCGTATTGTTGAAACATCTGGTAAGGATCTGATTGAAGCAATACTAGAGAAGTCATAGATAAGATAGTATAAGAGACTAGAAGAAATCAAAGGAGAATGTACATGAAACCAATTGTTGCAGTAGTTGGTAGACCTAATGTTGGAAAATCAACATTATTTAACCGATTAGCTGGGGAACGTATTTCTATTGTAGAAGATACGCCTGGCGTTACTAGAGATAGGATTTATGCAGATGTAGAATGGCTTAACTATAATTTCACATTAATTGATACCGGTGGTATTGAACCTGATAGTGATGATTTAATACTTAGTCATATGCGTAAACAAGCAGAAATAGCTATAGAAACAGCATCAGTTATTTTATTTATTGTTGACGGTAAAACAGGTCTTACTGATACCGACGCAGAAGTAGCTACAATGTTAAGAAAAGCTAAGAAACCTGTTGTACTGGCTGTTAACAAAATCGATGATCGTAATAAAATGTCCTATGAAGTTTATGAGTTTTATAATCTAGGGCTAGGCGATCCTTTCCCAATCTCTGCAGAGCAGATGCTTGGTTTAGGGGATATGTTGGACGAAGTAGTTAAGAATTTTGATCAGGATGAAATCAAGGAAGAGGACGATGATATTTTAAAGGTAGCCATTATTGGTAAACCAAATGTAGGGAAATCTTCACTTATTAATAAAATTCTTGGTGAGAATAGAGTTATCGTGTCTGATATAGCTGGAACTACTCGTGATGCAATTGATACGCCTGTTACTGTTGATGGTAAAGAATTTGTTTTCATTGATACTGCTGGGATACGAAGAAAGAGTAAAATCAAAGAAGATATAGAGAAATACAGTATTGTTCGTTCTGTATCAGCAATAGAAAGAGCAGGAGTCGCGGTTATCCTTATTGATGCAGAAAAGGGTGTTACAGAGCAAGATGCTAAGATTGCTGGTATTGCTCATGAAAGAGGTAAAGCTTCTATCATTGTTGTGAATAAATGGGATGCTATTGAAAAAGATGATAAGACCATGTATCGTTATATGAATGACTTAGGTGAAACTTTCAGCTTCATGACTTATGCACCAATGATGTTTATTTCTGCTAAGACAGGTCTTAGAGTTAATAAGTTATTTGAAACTATAGAGATGGTTTCTCAAAATCATGCCTTGCGTGTGTCAACAGGTTTATTGAATGATATCCTTTACGAAGCTATGGCAATGAATCAACCACCTTCAGATAAAGGTAAGCGACTAAAGATTTACTATATGACACAAGTATCTGTTAAACCACCGACCTTTGTTCTCTTTGTAAACGATCGTCAACTAATGCATTTTTCATATAGAAGGTATATTGAGAATCAACTAAGAGAAGCCTTCGGTTTTAAAGGAACACCTATACGTTTTATCGTTAGAGAAAGGAAAGGGAAGGAATAGGTATGTTTAGACTTATAAGTTTAGGGATTGGGTATTTGTTTGGATGTTTACAAACTGCTTTCTTTTTAGGGAAAATAGCTAATAATATAGATATAAGAAATTTTGGTAGTGGTAATGCTGGAACGACAAATGTTATAAGGGTTTTAGGTTGGAAAGCTGGTATCATCACTTTCTTAGGCGATTTATTGAAAGCGGTTATTGCTGTAGTTGTTTGTAGGACATTGTTTCCAGATATGAGTTTATTGGCATCTTTATATGCTGGTATAGGAGTTATTATGGGACATAATTGGCCATTCTTCCTTAAGTTTAAAGGAGGAAAAGGAATAGCTGCTACTATTGGTACCATTTTAGCTGTTGACTGGGTTGTTGGTCTAATTGTCGCAGGTATTCTCATAGTGACTTTGCTAATAACCCGCTATGTATCATTAGGAGCTCTTTTATTAACAGCCAGTGTTCCGATTTTGTTTGCCATCTTCTATAATGGATATGCTAATTATTTTGAAATTGTCGGTATTGGGCTTCTTATAACGATTTTTGCATTTATAAGACATCGTGCTAACATTAAAAGATTATTATCTGGAACAGAATCTAAACTTGGTCAACGTTCAAAGAAAAAAGTAGGAGATGAATAATTATGAAGAACATAGCTATCATGGGTTCAGGTGGCTGGGGTATTGCTCTAGCAATCTTGCTACATAATAACGGTCACAACGTAACTATTTGGTCCTATAGTGAGAGTGAATGTAAGGATATAAATGAGAACCATAAGAATACAGAGTATCTTCCAGACATAGACATTCCAAAAGGCGTTAAAGCAACAAATGACTATGCTGCATTATTAACAGAAAGTGATATCATTGTTGTAGCTATACCATCAAGCTATTTAAGACAATCATTGGAATTGTTTAAGGATTTTATTCGCCCTGATCAAGAAATAATTAATGTAGCGAAAGGTCTTGAAAAAGAAACATTAAAAACTTTATCGCAAGTTATTGAAGAAATATTACCTAATAATCAAGTTGCAGTTTTATCTGGACCTAGTCATGCTGAAGAAGTAGCTCGTAAGATTCCAACTACATGTGCAGCTTCTTCGAAATCAAAAGCTGCAGCGGTTGTTGTACAAGATCTCTTTATGAGTGATTATTTTAGAGTGTATACGAATCCAGATTTAGTTGGTGTTGAGCTAGGTGGAGCACTTAAAAATGTTATTGCCTTAGCAGCTGGTGCTTCTGATGGACTAGGATACGGTGATAATACCAAAGCAGCTCTTATGACAAGAGGTATCGCTGAAATCTCTCGTCTAGGTATTGCAATGGGGGCAGATTTTCATACATTCAATGGTTTATCTGGAGTTGGAGATTTAATAGTAACTTGCACCAGCATGCACAGTAGGAATCGTCGTGCAGGAATCCTTCTTGGTAAAGGTAAGTCATTAGAGGAAACTCTGGATGAAGTCCATATGGTAGTTGAAGGTGTGCATACGGCTCAGGCTGCTTTAGCATTTGCTAAGGAATATAAGGTTGAAATGCCAATCGTTGAAAAGATAAATCAAGTCTTATTCGAGGGCAAAGATGCTCATACAGCCGTGAAAGAATTAATGCTTCGTCACAAGAAAGGTGAACACCTTTCCTATGATTTAATGACTGAAGAATTTATTGAATGGAAAATGAAATAGAATTTTAAAGTATAAAAGCTGGTTAAAAGACCAGCTTTTTTTGACCATTAAGCTTTATACTGGTATAATAGCTATGATTATACATAAAAAAGATAAGATTAAAAATATACTAAACTATATACGATAAAGGGGAGAAAATCATGTCCAGAATTAATGAAGAAGTAGTACTTAATTATTATTTGAATTTGATGGAAGATGATCAAGTTGAGTTTATGAAAGGAAAGCCACATGTAAAAAAAGAAGTTAGAAACTGTATTAATCAACTAAAGCAAGAAGAGCAGATACATAATCGTATTGGTGTCGCCAAAGAATTATGGAAAATACTCTTTGAAGCTGCCATGAGTTTTATTCATCCAGATAAGTCAGGATATGATGAATTATTTGATTATTTCGATAAATTTGTCGAATTTGAAGAGTTAATATTTGCTACAGATTCCTTTTACAGAGACCACACCTTACATTGTCTGTGGGTATATTTCTTAGGGGAATATATTTATAATAAAGATGAATTTTATAAGATTGTGAGAAAGGATAGAGATGAAACCAATCATTTTCTGCATTTGCTTGGTTACCTAATGAAAGATGAGGAAATTATAAAGAAAGTAGGTAAAGAAGGAAAAGAAACATTTGAAGCTCTAGAGAAATATATGAGTATGGAGCAAGCTGTTCATTGTATCACAGCGCTAACACATGATTTAGGATATCCTATTAAAAAGATAAATAGAATTAATTCATCTATAGGTAAAATACTACCAAATTTCTCTATTAAGTCATTCAGCGAGTTTGATTTTAAATACAATAATGAGCAAGTTCAATTCATTAAGACTTTTATCGATTTCATAGGAGATGATATACATACTAGCTTAAATTTCACAGATGAGGATGGCGGTCGTATAAGATATGATGTTAATCCAGATATGGATGATACGGAGGCAATCTTTTTAGCTAAAAAAGAACTACTTAAAGGTGATAGTCTCAAACACCTAGTCATTAAACATTCTCTTAAGCAGATACCAGCTCAAAGATTGAGATATTCCTGTGATTTTG carries:
- the pgeF gene encoding peptidoglycan editing factor PgeF, with the protein product MQLHSNTLQIHSKEKLKWLTFPHFDATGKTKHCFTTKHGGVSHGIYQSLNLGFSRGDEEENVRENYQIICKAIEVDENDLVFSQQVHKDQIYHVTSQDMGKGYRLDSDIKEIDGLITNEKGIPLITFYADCVPLFFLDQVKEVVALAHAGWRGTVQKIGAKMVTVMQESYGSDMKDILIGIGPSIGSCCFEVGEEVVNEFKKAFPDEEKYLIMPRQNGKYMIDLWSANKLTLIKEGILEDNILITDLCTKCHLDHFYSHRGHHGMRGSLAAIIQLK
- a CDS encoding DUF512 domain-containing protein; this encodes MTEHIITKVVKGSIAEELEIEAGDRLLSINGKEIKDVFDYYFFIEEEYIEVSFLKPNGEEWIFEIEKDYNEDLGIKFEADLMDNYKSCRNKCIFCFIDQMPKGMRKTLYFKDDDSRLSFLKGNYITLTNMKEDDIQRIIKYRMSPINVSVHTTNPELRKKMLNNKFAGQVLEYIQRLADAGITLNGQIVLCKGVNDGEELNRSIRELSDFIPHMQSVSVVPVGISKYREGLYNLEPFSKDDAIAVVDLIESWQKKISEETGKHFIHASDEFYILSERPIPEEERYDGYLQLENGVGMVRLFMDEFESSFKKLKSNTEISKKLTIATSLLPLSIINHCASQLKEKFPNVDLKVIGIKNKFFGDRITVSGLLTGSDIIEQLKGIDLGDELLLPSNLLKAEEEILLDDITVKEIEDELKTSVRIVETSGKDLIEAILEKS
- the der gene encoding ribosome biogenesis GTPase Der is translated as MKPIVAVVGRPNVGKSTLFNRLAGERISIVEDTPGVTRDRIYADVEWLNYNFTLIDTGGIEPDSDDLILSHMRKQAEIAIETASVILFIVDGKTGLTDTDAEVATMLRKAKKPVVLAVNKIDDRNKMSYEVYEFYNLGLGDPFPISAEQMLGLGDMLDEVVKNFDQDEIKEEDDDILKVAIIGKPNVGKSSLINKILGENRVIVSDIAGTTRDAIDTPVTVDGKEFVFIDTAGIRRKSKIKEDIEKYSIVRSVSAIERAGVAVILIDAEKGVTEQDAKIAGIAHERGKASIIVVNKWDAIEKDDKTMYRYMNDLGETFSFMTYAPMMFISAKTGLRVNKLFETIEMVSQNHALRVSTGLLNDILYEAMAMNQPPSDKGKRLKIYYMTQVSVKPPTFVLFVNDRQLMHFSYRRYIENQLREAFGFKGTPIRFIVRERKGKE
- the plsY gene encoding glycerol-3-phosphate 1-O-acyltransferase PlsY, encoding MFRLISLGIGYLFGCLQTAFFLGKIANNIDIRNFGSGNAGTTNVIRVLGWKAGIITFLGDLLKAVIAVVVCRTLFPDMSLLASLYAGIGVIMGHNWPFFLKFKGGKGIAATIGTILAVDWVVGLIVAGILIVTLLITRYVSLGALLLTASVPILFAIFYNGYANYFEIVGIGLLITIFAFIRHRANIKRLLSGTESKLGQRSKKKVGDE
- a CDS encoding NAD(P)H-dependent glycerol-3-phosphate dehydrogenase gives rise to the protein MKNIAIMGSGGWGIALAILLHNNGHNVTIWSYSESECKDINENHKNTEYLPDIDIPKGVKATNDYAALLTESDIIVVAIPSSYLRQSLELFKDFIRPDQEIINVAKGLEKETLKTLSQVIEEILPNNQVAVLSGPSHAEEVARKIPTTCAASSKSKAAAVVVQDLFMSDYFRVYTNPDLVGVELGGALKNVIALAAGASDGLGYGDNTKAALMTRGIAEISRLGIAMGADFHTFNGLSGVGDLIVTCTSMHSRNRRAGILLGKGKSLEETLDEVHMVVEGVHTAQAALAFAKEYKVEMPIVEKINQVLFEGKDAHTAVKELMLRHKKGEHLSYDLMTEEFIEWKMK